atttattatcaaacatctatattataaaataatatattctactctataaaaatcacaaaaaataaaataaaaactatacatgagatttttttttataaaatcaacgGTTTATGAGTTTACGTTAAACAtaagttaaatcaaacatccgCATGTGAGCGCGGATCAAGTTCTAGTATTTCATTAAAGAAGTAAAAGACTCGTATATTCTTTGCACTATagatataaacatataaataattaataaataaaaataaaaatatttttttatatttgttttatagtttcaaattatatgttttcaaattaaaactttttttaaataatggttttttatattctcaaattttctttttgaaattcgaaaaatgattttaaaacttttattttttaagttttattttaaaatacctAAATCTCACTCCCAAAACTTCATTCGTTAACTCTAAAACcttaaatctagattagttaaacctagtgatataaatatatttagttttagttgaaacttcttttaattattttcttatttagagtttttttttgtgacaataAACTAAAAACGGTTATCCCAAgtaatttctctaaaaaatatatatatatatcgtattttaatgatttactaaatatttatgCATTGTAGTGGTTTGACATTAATCATTTAATTTCTATAAGTAATGGATTCGAAACAAAACTCTATATACTTTTAGAGTTTTTTCATGTTTAAATGAAGAGCAAACTAGACATTCTCCTCCGTCATCTTCTTGAAAACTTACTGTGAGTTATATATTTTCTGTCGTCAACTATTTGTTTTAGGTAATGTATTTTTGtcaatttattttgatatattgcATAAATGACTAACATTCTCTCTACCAAAACACATGTGCCCAGGTCTTGGATAAGCTTAGTACTGTAaatcctttttttattatttgaggatcattaaaaataaataacatttagttcatgtgtttattacaaGTGTGCCATTTCTTACGTGGCAATTCCACAAGCTCCCTCACCTATTCTATTTAAAACCCCATTGTTAACTAGAGTAATTACACATCATGCCATTAATCAAAACATTATAATTACCTTAGTTTTGTCTACATTTGTCACATATATACGTTGATACGTATTACATcaaaccttatcatttatttcttgtgTTAGTTACCTTAACCGAAGTTCTACGTATTAcatcaaagattttaaaattatgttaattaCCTTGACTGAAGTTTTTTCATTAATCTGTTTCAATACAAAAACATTACTGACATACGTAGTGGactaattttttattcaaaatgaaTATAGATGCGAAAAAGTTAATGTGCGATTATCAATCAAAGTTTGTTTTCTGAAAAATCATAAAAAGTATTTGATGATCAATACGTACTCAAGTgattgattttcttaaaaatgcgaaaaaatatttgttctcttaaaaatatatcaagagGAAAACTTTGTTTTCTTAAAATAGTGAAACAGAAGAACCATGCATATGGTATATACTTGCCCCGTTTCATTAAATTGTTAGATGATCCCCGCCTTGCGATTGTAGAAACTAAGGTACAATACAATTTTCTggtatacaattataaaaacttGCCTTAGGTGATCTATCGTAATTAAGATTTTAACGCCAGCTTGCATAATGCAAATAAAGGCAGAGCAAATTGCCCATGATTCAAACGTGATTTGCAAGGACGAAATTGATTGATGATTGGGAAAAAGGAAACTTCTAAtaactttgatatatttttaaattacaaatttgGTAAATTGATGGTAATAATACGTGATTTGCGAGGACTTGACTTTTGTATATAAGGAACGTAGATTAAGGTTCAAATTATTGTAATCAATTAATAATCGTGAACTTTCTTGAATTTGTTCAATTGCGATTGATAAAAGGAAGTTTGCATtaactatttataatattaaattaattctcGACTAAAATTGGAACGCAAGTTATGTGTAATATTCGATTTAGTTACAGCCATTATTTTGAATCCATATGACCACATGGCGATTCCTTTTTAGTATAAATATACGGCTTCTATAATTCAGAAAACTCGCCACACCTTTCTTCTCGACTTTGCTCATATCAAAACATTCTCTCAAGCAATCAAATGGATGGCTTTAACTCTATTTCCGATTTGAAACCATTCAAGacattgtttcttttatattttatttgtctattgattatgttttgttttattttatatttataatttattttatgcaaacaaatatacaatttttaaacaaaaatttcgCAGCTTAATTTAGATTGACATACTAAATTTCGTCTAACCCTTACTTTATAACATATAGTATTTCTTGCTATAACTTTAACTTTTATTATGTCTACAAATTAAAAgtgataatattttgaaatctatttACTCCGCGCAGGGCGCGGATTATCACCTAGTTACAATTAAACAAGACTGTGGCTGTTAAAACGATGAGAGGTAAAAAAAGTCCACTGAAGCTACATATGATAGAGATACAGAGCGATTGGCCGTGTAGGAGCTGGAGAATACGCCGGAGCCTCGATGGAATCACTATAGTATAACCCCTGTTCGGGAatgcgctaggcgctagtcgggcggtcgggttAGGCCTAGCGCATAGAGAAAAAATCGGGGACTAATCAAAAATTATACGGGGCAGAAATTTTAGATTatttaatatgttataaaacatttaattgtttataacgttaatatatttttatgtttaggattgtataaacacacaaatagaatatataaacttaatatagtgtaatttcatcaaaattatgaatataaattatatttatcaaaatttaaatcaaataaatagataaaaatagttttaaaaaataaaataataaaataataaaaaatagattaggcggccgcctaggcggtAGGCGGTCATCTAGGCGGacaaaaatcggatatccgatttttagATCGATTTGGTATAAATCGAAGCGGATGAGTTACGCCTAGCGACTAGACGGCTAGACGACCGTTTTTTAGAAcaataactaataaatatttattgtacCAAAATAAATCTCTGCTTGATTATTTTAATGTGAATTTATTGTAccaaaatattagaaaaatatatcagTATGTAATAACAAttagttacaaaatatattatgtaaaaaatataaaccattatatattaataatgtcaaacaagacataaaaaataaaattataaaattatacaatacataaaaccaaaatattaatcatataatatttactataatattaaagctatattctttaaaataaaaaaaaaattctgcaTGGATATGCAAATCAAACTCTtgtaaattagttttttttttcacatgaaataatatatattaatatatgagatatttatttaattattgtgGTTGATGTGAGTTTTGAgaagagaataaaaataaacttttttccATATAAAGGAGATTTTAGGAATATTTAATTCTGACTAAACAATGGAAAGaaaatgagaaaagaaaaaaaaggatccAGATTCGTTGaaattaatattatagaaaaagGCGGACTCTAATCAATTCATCATCACATCCACACTCAGTCGAAAAAACAAAGTCTGAACTCAGATCTGTCGCCGGAGACCCACCCCGCCGAAGCGATGGGCATAGGGAACAAACTCCGGCTGAATAGCCGTATGCTCCACCGGAGAATACTTTACTCATCCGCCAGATCTTTCACCACGACGGAAGGTCACCGTCCCACCATCGTCCACAAACGAAGCCTCGATATCCTTCACGACCCTTGGTTCAACAAGGTAACACATACATACAAGCCTTTTGGATCTGATTGAGCTGCTTTGTAATCGAAATtcgaaaactctctctctttctgttAGGGGACTGCGTTCACGATGACGGAGCGAGATCGTCTCGATCTCAGGGGACTTCTTCCACCTAGTGTCATGGACTCTGAGCAGCAGATTCAGCGTTTCAGTGAGTTGATTatcttttaagaaacattaataTAAGCGTCTCTTTGTGCCTTGATTGAAAATGATCTGCACAGTGACTGACCTGAAGAGGCTGGAGGAGCAAGCAAGAGATGGACCTTCTGACCCCAATGCTCTCGCTAAGTGGCGAATTCTCAATCGTTTGCATGACAGGAATGAGACTATGTACTATAAGGTCTACAAACTGGTCTCTCTTTGATGCAAGATTCGCTTACCTTTGCTTTACTTTGCTTTGAGGGAGGCTAATTTTACCTTTTGTTAAATGTGTGTGTTCTAGGTTTTGATTGCGAATATTGAGGAGTATGCGCCAATAGTATACACGCCTACGGTTGGTCTTGTATGCCAGAACTACAGCGGCTTGTTTAGGAGGCCTAGAGGAATGTACTTTAGCTCTGAAGATCGTGGTGAAATGATGTCCATGGTTTACAACTGGCCTGCTGAACAGGTCTCTATTCTGTTTTCGTTAGCTGACTGAATAAAGATAACCCATACTATATTCCTCTGTCTCTATTGCACCAAGAATCTGATGTAATGTTTAGGTTGATATGATTGTTGTTACCGATGGAAGCCGGATTCTGGGTCTTGGAGATCTAGGGATTCATGGAATTGGAATTTCTGTTGGGAAGCTTGATTTATATGTCGCTGCAGCTGGAATCAATCCCCAACGGGTACTTTCAGCATCTTCTCTATTGCTAGTCCCTCCCCCGCTCATTTTTCTCAGTGATAATGTGATACTATACTATGGTTGTTTAGGTACTTCCTGTCATGATTGATGTTGGAACAAATAATGAAAAGCTACTCAAGGACCCCTTGTGTAAGATTCATTTTTGCACATCTGAGCTACCTGTTTCAATGTTTATTATTTGAAGATGAATATGATAGATTAATAATGGTTTCCTTTGGTGCACAAAAAAAGGTTTTCTTCTTACATACATATAATGTAACTGTTTGCTGGTGTTTTGAGATTTTACTATGGGGGAAGCATATTGATTATCAATCAATTTGCATAAGGACGTagagaatgtttttttatattagtCTATGCATACAGAGAGTCATagacacatacatatatatattatttaatgtaaaAGGTTTGTAGTATTGTATAGGAGTCTATTAtattattctgtttttttttttgttgaagtcTTGATTCTTGAAGCAAAATACTTGGTTGTACGACTTGTTACATTTGTCTTTAATTGTTTAGGGGTTTCCAGTAGTACAGAGAAACGTTTGAGATTAGCTTATTATCTGTCATGTTATCATTCTTTCtgtgttttttctttattgaCAGACTTGGGTCTGCAGCAACATCGTCTAGAGAATGACGAATATATTGAAGTAATCGACGAATTTATGGAGGCAGTGTTTACTAGGTGGCCACATGTTATTGTGCAGGTAAATGATCCTTCATAGATGTCTGGTATATCAAATGTTTCTTATTATGAAACCTTTTACTATTTGTCTACCCGCAGTTTGAGGATTTCCAGAGCAAGTGGGCTTTCAAATTACTGCAGAGGTATAGAAGCCGCTACCGAATGTTTAACGATGATGTGCAGGTAATGAGCCTTCCGCCTTAGTTAGATTCTTGTGAAGATGACTTGCCGTTACATGTTTGTATATTACGTCAATGTGTTCGTTAATTTTGCTGGTCATTTATCAAGGGTTACTACGTTTGAATTAGTTAGCCGTGCCtatgtttaaaatattgtatttcaTGTGATCAAACCAGCATCTCATCTCGTTCAATAGTTATTCTTAACCTTTTCTATATGACCAGATGCACTATAGAGACAATAGGAAGGGAACTGAAAATCTAAATGCTGATACATAAATCTGGGTTTTCATATTATAACGTCTTCATGATCTGCCTTAGGGGACAGCAGGGGTTGCGATTGCTGGTCTTCTTGGAGCCGTTAGAGCACAGGGGCGGCCTATGCTTGATTTTCCAAAGATGAAGATCGTTGTTGCTGGCGCTGGAAGGTAAGCCGTTCCCTGTTTCTGTTTGATTGTCTTTCCTGTTATTTTACACGAGAATTTTACTGGTAAAATTGGTGCTGGgcttattgtttatttatttattggtcgatattcttttttctcttttcgtATGATTTGAAGCCAATCGATGGAAACTTCCAGTTACATCACTGCAGTAATCTAAGTTGATGTGATTGCATTTATGCAAAGAAACATGAAGTAGCTAAGACTAGTTATATCTGAATACTGAGCTTCGTTATAAAAATCTGTAATTTCTGTAGTGCGGGAATTGGTGTTCTAAATACTGCAAGGAAGACAATGGCACGGATGTTGGGAAATACTGAAACTGCATTTGAAAGTGCACAAAGTCAATTTTGGGTGGTTGATGCTCAGGTATGTTATGGGAACTTAGGGAGCTCATGAGAAGTTTTAAATGGATTTCCCTCTAGTTGTTTTACTAGCCATATCACTTCCTGTTTTCTTTTTGACGCGTGTTTTATGCAGTAGCTTGAGGAGCTGAAGTTGTTAACTCTTTTTGTTGCATTTAATCAGGGCCTTATCACTGAAGGACGAGATAATATTGACCCAGAGGCTCTGCCGTTTGCTAGGAAGACTAAAGAAATGGAGCGTCAAGGATTAAAAGAAGGAGCAAGTCTTGTTGAAGTGGTCTGTATACTAAATCTAAGTTGGCATTGAGTTTTGTGGTTGATAGAAATTAACCCTTTCAGAAAGTACTGCTTAATACAAGCAAGGAACTAAAAGTTTTCTGTCTTCATCTGACTAGGTTCGAGAAGTTAAACCTGATGTGCTTCTGGGTTTGTCTGCTGTTGGAGGGTTGTTCTCAAAAGAGGTAAACAAAGTTCTCAAAAGCCTAAACATAGCAGAAAAGTATGATTTAGTTCTATGCTACAGAATCAGTGATCTAAGTATTATGTTCTATTACGATAATTTATTCAGTAACCATTGTCTTTCATTATCGGATTTCTATGGTAACTGCTAGTTAGATGAGCTAGCAAATAAAATCTAGCACTCACAACTCTTAGTGAGGCTTTGCTGCCTCTTACTTTCATGATTCTGACATGTGGATGTGCTTAAGGTTTTGGAAGCCATGAAAGGTTCAACCTCGACCAGACCAGCTATTTTTGCAATGTCAAACCCCACCAAAAATGGTAATTTGTCCCCCTTCGTTTGCACTGAAATGTGGTTTGCGGTTATTGTGATTTTGGGAATTGATGTATTTGTAACATGTGCGTAAAATTCCAGCTGAATGCACGGCTCAAGAGGCATTTTCTATATTAGGCGACAATATAATATTTGCGAGTGGAAGCCCATTCAAGAATGTGGATCTTGGTATGTCTGTCTACATCATTTGTTACACGCATTTTTATATGAGATGAAAAAACCTGATTGCTTCTATAATTTCAGTTTTATGTTTTAGATTGACGGTTCTGGATATATAATTACTCTCAGAGGCTTTGTTTTGATATATTACTACGTACTTTTTGTTGTTGCAGGGAATGGTCATGTAGGACATTGCAACCAGGGAAACAACATGTACCTATTTCCCGGGTTAGTTCCGCTTATACATCGTCTGAAAGAATTGCATACACTCTTCACTGGCTGCAGTAACggtcatgaaaaaaaaacaaatgagttTCTTATATTGTAAAATTTCTGTATGTAGTATTGGACTTGGCGTTCTTCTGTCTGGTACTCCCATTGTTTCTGACGGGATGCTTCAGGCTGCAGCTGAGTGGTAAGCTCTTTTCTTTACGTACTGCATTTATCTTTCATTTTCATCTAAAGCAGAATTGGGTGACATGAAATATAACTACGGAccaaattcaaataattttggatACTGGATATTGCCAGTCAACATATTTGGCTGATGTCACGGGCTATATACCTTACCTTCACCATCGAAACAGCGACCAATGTAGTTGGATACGATGTAAAACTCGTATTAAGGAGGTTATGAAAAAAAAAGGCTCGTGTTTTGTGAATATGGGATCATGACATTGTTACCTAAACAATTGCAGCCTAGCAGCATACATGAGCGAGGAAGAAGTGCTAAAGGGGATAATATACCCTCCAATATCAAGGTAACCCAAGAGAAGAACGGTCTGAGTGTTGCATAAGAAGGAATGGTCTGATAGAATTGACAATTGACTTGAAATTGCAGGATACGAGATATAACGAAAAGAATAGCGGCTGCCGTAATTAAGGAAGCTATTGAGGAAGATTTGGTTGGTGGATATAGGGAAATGGACGCTCGAGAGCTCCAAAAGCTTAACGAGGTACCCGCTTTACTATAGTTAGAAAGGGTCTCTCTGACGTGTTTGGTTTATATGTCTAATAATCTAATAGAATTGAGTTGGGCATATAAGAACAAAGAAACGAGAGAAGATTTTACACCGAAATGTCAGTTATGCTGATATGACTGAGCTTGTGTGTTTTCTCAGGAGGAGCTGATGGCTTACGTGGAAAACAACATGTGGAGTCCAGAGTACCCGACTCTGGTCTACAAAGACGACTAAGTTTGGTTCCAAAGACTGAATAAGTCTGCTTTCTCTTTTCTATgtgcaaaaatatatataattgggTTGCTTCATACCCAATCAGATTCATATTTGCTACTGTCTCTTATCAATatgtaaaactaaataaaaatataattgggctgTTTTTTATCCAATCAAATTCATAGTTGCTGCGATTATAAGAGTAAACAAGACACTTATAGATTTGATAGACAAGCTTAGCAATAATCagtctaagaaaatatatttattcaatGCACTTATACAATTTAAGATAATTTTATCTTATCTGACTAGAATATTAAGACGTATTCTGTTACACGAAATATAAGCATACTGAAAATCTCAAAAGTGTGTGTGTATAGCCAGAATATAAGCATCAAAATGTACTggaaaccaaaaatataatgtatatctaaaacaaaaaaaaggtattaaaaataaagtttcacACTGACCACTGTCCCATGGAATCAGTGTTATCATTCTGCTGCGGGAACTGATTTTGCAATGATTTAGGAGAGAAAGGGAGATTTGGAAAAGGTTGATGATCTGAAGGCAAAAATGGAGAAGGATGTTGATGAGAGATGTAACTAGTACATGAAATGTTGTTATGGTCTTGTTCTTGAAACTGAAAATGATGATTATGCtgcggttgttgttgttgatgtctTTGTTTTGGGCTGTTGACTTTCTCTCCTTCGGTTTCTCGATATTTCCCGAGATAGATCTTTAATGGAGCCACATAGTCTTCGAAACCTAAAGTGGTAATGGCCCAAATGATATCATCTCCATTGATGGTTTTCCTCTTCTCTCTTTGACACTTGTCAGAAGCTTCACCGGTAACAAAGCTGATGAATTCTGATACACATTCTTGAACGGTTTCTTTTGCATCTTTCGAGATCTTACCGTTACCGGGAAGAACCTTTTTCATGATCCTTCCGACATTAGCAATTGGAAGAAACCGATCTTGTTCTTTATTGTTGATGTTGttgttctttaaagaagagCTTCCCAGATTTGTTTCGGCTCCTTCAGGAAATTCATGATCTTCCTCTGGGCTCTCCTCAGGCATCTCTTGTTTTTCGTGATATGTAATGACATGCATGTGATGGATATGATTTTATGGTTAAGCTTAGTGCATGAAACTAGGCAAATTGCCTATTTATGGATATCTTGCCAAATTTGGAACTCCTTACGACCCgcatttatttttatcatttttctagAAGGCTGCTTCCTAGACATGTTGTATGATCAAAAGAACGTATCTATTGCCTAGCGAGATCGGATGAGGTTGTTTTGTCGCATGATTAGAACAAGCTCCTTGTGCTTTGTTTTTGGTGACTGATGCAGTTTTCTCTGAAGAACTTGTGATGTGGACtgctttatattaatttttagaaaactaaaacatattaaatgtttaaaaagaaatttgcATGTACAATGTAATCAAATTTGACCTAATAGTTAACATTGTCgacatttgtttctttttttttttttgaacaacaatcGACATTTGTTTCTGTGAATACAGAAAACGTaaattttatggaaaatttaATCACGTGAAAATCGAGAAATAGTTCACTTGAATATCAAATTGTAATGTTAACTACGTAAACACATTTATAACTAAACTATAGTATTAATCTACATTATCATAAAACTAGttaaattcaaataatataaataatttaaggtTCATATTTAACTTTTATGAacacaaaacattttaattgtGTATTTTTGTATAACTTAATCCAATTATGATACAtgcatatataatttattttttttgttaaaaacctAAAGacaactatttattaaatatttaatttatatttgaggttaatttgatatttattaatatataataatatttggtATTAAATATggaatttataaaaatgtagcacatataaaattaaaatcttttaatttattaacattatatggtatattaaaacaattttttcttaTCATTGATTTTTACCTAATTTTTTCAATCATCTTCTTCTAATTTTACTTTTTCTAAGTGACACAACTAggtaaaaatatgatattaaatattgtccacaaataatattatagatattgATTAGAtctttaataaaatacaaatcagaaaaggaaagaaaagaaaacaaacataagtattttgaaaataaactttAATCTTATGTTGTCAGGTGACCTCATCCTTAAATCAATGGGGTCGTCTTTATTTTGTGCTATAAAATTCTCGAATAT
This genomic stretch from Brassica napus cultivar Da-Ae chromosome C9, Da-Ae, whole genome shotgun sequence harbors:
- the LOC106409927 gene encoding nuclear transcription factor Y subunit B-7 gives rise to the protein MHVITYHEKQEMPEESPEEDHEFPEGAETNLGSSSLKNNNINNKEQDRFLPIANVGRIMKKVLPGNGKISKDAKETVQECVSEFISFVTGEASDKCQREKRKTINGDDIIWAITTLGFEDYVAPLKIYLGKYRETEGEKVNSPKQRHQQQQPQHNHHFQFQEQDHNNISCTSYISHQHPSPFLPSDHQPFPNLPFSPKSLQNQFPQQNDNTDSMGQWSV
- the LOC106410651 gene encoding NAD-dependent malic enzyme 1, mitochondrial, with protein sequence MGIGNKLRLNSRMLHRRILYSSARSFTTTEGHRPTIVHKRSLDILHDPWFNKGTAFTMTERDRLDLRGLLPPSVMDSEQQIQRFMTDLKRLEEQARDGPSDPNALAKWRILNRLHDRNETMYYKVLIANIEEYAPIVYTPTVGLVCQNYSGLFRRPRGMYFSSEDRGEMMSMVYNWPAEQVDMIVVTDGSRILGLGDLGIHGIGISVGKLDLYVAAAGINPQRVLPVMIDVGTNNEKLLKDPLYLGLQQHRLENDEYIEVIDEFMEAVFTRWPHVIVQFEDFQSKWAFKLLQRYRSRYRMFNDDVQGTAGVAIAGLLGAVRAQGRPMLDFPKMKIVVAGAGSAGIGVLNTARKTMARMLGNTETAFESAQSQFWVVDAQGLITEGRDNIDPEALPFARKTKEMERQGLKEGASLVEVVREVKPDVLLGLSAVGGLFSKEVLEAMKGSTSTRPAIFAMSNPTKNAECTAQEAFSILGDNIIFASGSPFKNVDLGNGHVGHCNQGNNMYLFPGIGLGVLLSGTPIVSDGMLQAAAECLAAYMSEEEVLKGIIYPPISRIRDITKRIAAAVIKEAIEEDLVGGYREMDARELQKLNEEELMAYVENNMWSPEYPTLVYKDD